The following are encoded in a window of Arctopsyche grandis isolate Sample6627 chromosome 2, ASM5162203v2, whole genome shotgun sequence genomic DNA:
- the LOC143922997 gene encoding protein lin-7 homolog C-like, translating to MAATGETLTIARDIKRSIELLEKLQLSGEVPATKLAALQKVLQSDFLNAVREVYEHVYETVDIQGSADIRASATAKATVAAFAASEGHAHPRVVELPKTEEGLGFNVMGGKEQNSPIYISRIIPGGVADRHGGLKRGDQLLSVNGVSVEGENHEKAVELLKQAAGSVKLVVRYTPKVLEEMEMRFDKQRATRRRHNY from the exons ATGGCAGCTACAGGAGAAACCTTGACGATAGCCAGAG ATATTAAAAGATCGATCGAACTGTTGGAGAAGCTTCAGCTGAGTGGCGAAGTCCCAGCTACCAAACTGGCTGCACTCCAAAAAGTACTTCAGAGTGATTTTCTCAATGCAGTCAGAGAAGTCTATGAGCATGTGTATGAAACAGTAGACATTCaag GTTCTGCCGATATTAGAGCGTCAGCTACGGCTAAAGCGACTGTGGCTGCCTTCGCTGCTTCTGAGGGTCACGCCCATCCGAGGGTGGTGGAGTTGCCGAAGACCGAAGAGGGACTCGGCTTCAATGTGATGGGTGGCAAAGAGCAGAACTCTCCCATTTACATATCACGTATCATTCCCGGTGGAGTCGCTGATAGACATGGTGGCTTGAAGCGAGGCGATCAACTTTTGTCGGTGAACGGTGTT tcgGTGGAAGGGGAAAATCACGAAAAAGCTGTAGAGCTGTTGAAACAAGCAGCCGGATCCGTCAAGTTGGTGGTCCGTTACACTCCCAAGGTTTTGGAAGAGATGGAGATGAGGTTTGACAAGCAGCGAGCTACGCGACGGCGACATAATTACTAA